The Archocentrus centrarchus isolate MPI-CPG fArcCen1 chromosome 3, fArcCen1, whole genome shotgun sequence sequence tatttcttggtCGAGTTCAGTAAATTCTTATTTTCCAGCATTACAAATGTAATGTTTAAGTTGATCCTGATGGTGCCTTACACACAGGTTTGATTCCCAGTCTCTTCTTCACAGTGAGGAGTACACTGATATCAGATCAGTGATCTGTGTACTGGCAGATATACCCAAAGCCAGGATATCGGTATCAAACCAGAACTGTAAAAACTTGGGTCAGTGCCCTGTTTGTAATAAAGGACTGGCTGATATCTTATGATGTGAAAATCAGCGTGCTGATGTGCATTGTGGCTGGTGTGACCCCATCTCCAAATGGTCTCTGGTTTGTTTCgcaaatctgtttttatttatttttatttagtttttgaagcacttttttttttttttttttattaaatgtgaaaCCTTTTCATTATCACGGGCACCAGCATACTGTTAAACTGTGGTGTTATGTTTTGATTAAGTTATTAATGTGTCCAACATCATCAATAAGTGAGGCATTTAGCATGTTTATCCTGGGTGCTGTTTAATTCCACCCACATGTGACACTCCATCCTGGTCACAGACTAATCTGTGGAAGCAGGCAGAAGTAAACAAGCAGCAGTGTGATCTCACCTATAAATCCCATGCAAAAATGCTGTTTATTAGAAGGATGTCACTTTTAtacagcttctgtttttttttaataaaggctGGGAGATCAACAGTATTCAGCTGCCTAATTGCAAAGAATAGAAGACCAAGTTTCacaagtttttagttttttattacATGCAATTAATTAGTAGCTAATAGAGACACCTTCTCTGGTCGTGCCCACAGTGAGGCTGTAAACAGCGGGTGGTCAGCCAATCAGGGAGACTCGGCCAGCTCCAGTGACGAAACGTCTTCAGCCAACGGTGACAGCCTGTTCTCCATGTTTTCTGGGCCAGACCTTGTAGCTGCGGTTAAACAAAGGCGGTAAGTCCCAAACTCATCCCCTGGTGTGgatttgttttatctttttctgtCATCCTGGTTTGACCGGCATGTTTATCTGAGTCAAAATCTCTGCTGCAGTTTGGCTTTCATCAGATACTCTTTGTGAGTATGTTCAGTGTAGATTTGTCTGTCCTCAGGAAACACAGCTGTGGTGAGCCTGAGGTGTGCACCCTGCCTTCACCACCTCTCCATCACATCGGCGACGATAACCAGGTAAAgcttgagccccccccccccccccgtgccaGTGAAGCATCACAATTCATTGTATGTGTTTAAGAATAGTTTAGCAACTCCCTAAATTAACAAAGGTATCAACAGAATGTGAAGAAACAGCTGCTATGATTTTGTCCTAAATGTCTACGTGTCGCCTGAACTAGAGCCAGGTCATACTTTTAAGTAATACCAGTTTGCACCACAGGATGGTGCAACAAGTCAGGGTAACATCTATGAAACCAGGCAAGTCATTAACAGTCATAGAAAGTGGATCTAGCCTCCATGATGTCACTGattggttagtgaagtcctgttATGAAGTATTTTCATaacaggacttcactaaccaatCAGTGACATCATGGAGGCTAGATCCACTTTCTAGCCTCCATGATGTCACTGATTGGTTAGTGATGTCCTGTTATGAAGTATTTTCAAGTGGCTCTGAAACTGCACACTCAATTGCAGTGAGCATTCCCATAAAACCCTGCTTTCTGAATCTTACAATTATCTGAATTTACAAATTGGGCTTAATATTCTGTTTAATATGCTCTGAAACTAAAATACTTTTAAGACAAGTATTAAAAAGTACCTTTAAGACAAGTTTTGCAACTTTTGATTGCGTTTTAACTCATCGTGTTCTGGCGTCCTCCACAGGACAGCAAAACTAAAACCTGGCCTCCCAAAGCACCGTGGCAGCACTCCACCCACACCAACACCATGCCCAATCCCAGCTCTTCCTTGTACCAGATGAACATCCCTCCTTCCTCCCAGTGGGGCGACTCCATGCAGATGCTCCAGTCTCCCGTGTGGTCCACTGCCAGTGACTGCTCCCCCTCCACTGGCATCTCTTCTGGTTTTCCCTtcacccagcagcagcagcagcaacagcaacaacagcagcaacataaACCCATGACCAAGGGCTTTAAATCTTTCCCCCTCAAGCATGAGCACAGACCCTCCTACCTTCACCAGTACTGATCCCGATCTAATGTCTAACAAGTCCACGGTGAAGTGCCACAGAGGACCCATAGCTCTGTTACATGAGCCACTGAGTGGGCCGAGCTGCAGCCATTACAGTCCATCCACACCCAGCGAATTGGAAGATTTCAAAAGCCTCAGAGGCAACGTTAAGTACACACACTGGCTCGATATTTTTTTGTATCTATATTTTTCCATGTCAGACATCCCCATCTGAAAAAGATGTATTTTGAAGTTTATCGAACTGCCATGTTTTAACCATGAAAGGTGTGCGTGTTGTGCTGGCAGCAGTTAGTCAGGTGGTGGTTTCTCTGTCTGTCGAGCTGAAATTTCCTCAGACAAGAGCTGGAGACGTGCACAGCCGTCACCCACTTGCATCTGCAgctaaaagtgtgtgtgtgtgtgtgtgtgtgtgtgtagacgaGGGGATTATAAGGGGGCAGGGGCTTAAAATGCTCTCATTTTGCCCGTAATAAATATACTGTGTCTACATAGCTGTAACTGCCAAATCTCATGCAAGATGACCCAGAATACAGCTACCATCTACTGTTTCATAGCTTGTAAAATAGTGAAgttgaaatataaatatttagtaCTTTTTATTAAGAGGCTTTGAGCAGGCTCAGCATAAATATAGTAAGTCACTGCAGAGGTGTAATTTGAGAGAAATACACTACTTTTTCAACAACTGACCAGAGTTAAGAGTTATAGCAGTAACTATGTGCCATGTTGGTATCAATAGCACTTGCAGAATATTATTTCCAACCAAAGCGTTGTTTGGAAGGCGAATGGTGCTGAAGAGATAAGAGGCGGTCTGAGATTATTGATCAACGTGAAGTTAAACACCCTATTGGACGGGAGCGTTAGGGAACATCTTTATTTCCTCTAATTGGCAGTCGTCTGCTCCAGATTGACACTAACTCCCATAAATCTAacgtttcttttttgtttaataataCAATATTTTTTGTGTACAATTATTGACAGTATTAatcttatttttgtattttcttacaTGTTATACCATACTGTATGTTAGTATTCTTGTAGACCTATTACataaaacgttttttttttccacctcccaatatgtgaaaaaaaaaagcatttttttttcctacagagTTGAGCATCTATCTCTAAAGGTTACCAAATATGCCATGCTAAACACTAAAACATTGTGTGAcgagggtgtttttttttctccgagCCCGTGTTTCCTCGGTTGCTATGGCAGTGGGCTGTATTTAAAAGCCCAGAATGTTATCTTTTTGTGATGTTTGCGGATGCCAATGTTGCCTGTATTTATGAAATGACACCACGTTTTCAGAAAACTAACATACTTAACATGTTTACAGAGAATTGTTTgctgtatatacatataaatatatatctttTTATAGTTAATGTGCTTTGCACAATCAAGATATAGGGTTTGttgctttttgtctgtgttatCTCCCTAACTGTTGCAGCCTTTTTTAAGACATCAGTACAGACCTTGGACTGTAACTGTTAGCTTCTCAGCTGTGTCAAATGGTTTACTAGtggcttctaaaaaaaaaagaaaaaaaaagagaaaaataataaaaacatgttgcCCTGATAGAAGATATGAAGGGGGACTGCTTGGCTTATGTTGCTTATTGTTCTCTTGAGCTGGCAACTGAATCTTTCCAAGTGTACCAGCAAtgcaaaaaatgaataaaaataactagcaattcaaagtgtgtttttttttttttaaactcaattTTCAACTTGAATTTAAGCCTCTTGGGAATAGTTTTCATTTTACTCCTGCCTCTtagtccgtccatccatccgtctccTGCTGCTCATCAGGGTCTGAGTCTAAGCTGAGAAACCCAGACACCTcttaatgaaatgaaaacactggTCACTAATGTAAAAATAAGAATGTCCTTTAATATACATTTGAataacaaaacattttgctAAATTTGTCCACATATCCAACCTGTGACCCTGCAATGGGTTACATCACTGAAAACAGTTTAGACTGAACACAGTTCTTTGTTATGAGATCATTCTCGACTAGCAGGGTGCTTAGGGAGGGCATTTTCTGCCAAGGCCAGTGCCCATTTTCCCCCCACAAGGAGGGAGCTGAAGCCGCTCCACTTCCTGTTCCACCTCTCCAAGTTTCCACCttggtagtttctgtgtaatCTTGTTGTCAAATGACAAGGATCACATGCCTCTAAGAAACAATGCGGCTGTCACAGAAACCGCAATCAGCTTGTCCCTTTGTGCCCgttcacagctgctgctgaggcCGATGTGTCATTAGATGTGGACTAGAAACAGAGACAATAACAGAGCATTAGAAATAAGCCACCTCCATCCTCCTCATTACTGCTGCGTGTGCGCGAGGGGGTGTCTTTACATTTGATGAGGTAGCTGCACTGTCGGGGCTCGCATCAGCTATGGTTGCCAGATAGACGATGTTGCGGTGCAGGATCTGCTGATATCTGttggaagatttaaaaaaaaacgacTGCTATGAACTGATAAAACAGTCGGCTGCGTTAGtggcaggagtgtgtgtgtatataactTACTGCACACACTCCACCGCGCGTCCTTTCTGCATGTACTCTGTGATGCATCTGATTAGCTGATCGTTTTCATCCAGTAACTGGAACAAAGGAGAGGAGCCGTCAACGTGCAGGAGCAGTGAAATTTAAGGAAAACGAAGCCACTTTGGGTAAAAGCAAACGCTTTCACTGAGTACTAAAGCACGCTACGGTGAGATCTTTCTAgaaacacctttaaaaaaaaaaaaaaaaatttatcaaCATTTCAATTGTCACCgagccaaaaaaacaacaaaaaaaacgcACGTAGAGTCAGCAGTCAAATGTGCTAAAACCGCTTAAAAaacttaaagttttattttgccCGAAATAAGAACGAATGTATAAACTCGTTAGCAAGCTAGCTAAATGCTAATCCACTAACAATCGGTTAAAAGGCTGAGGTTAGTCAGACGCTTCAAAATGACCCTTTCCTGGTACCTTACCCTCTGTATTGTCTCTTGGTTGACTGTAGCTTTTCCTCGTAGTTTCTTTGGTACAAAAACAATcgacatttttaatttaatcccACTGCGTTTGTTTCGCTGTACAGAGTGCAGAACTTCTTCTTCGTCGGCCGTGACAGTCTTTTGGTTTTACCGCCGCCTCCTGGAGAGCTGCAGTGTAACACCATGTGGAGATAACGTAAAGGCGATTTATTTCAAAttcaaatacagaaaatattgcAGTCTGTAAGACACTTCCGATTTGATGAACTTGAAACAGCCAGTCCAttctcctctggcatcaacaaggtatttttggACCAGTCTAGCCATGTCCACATATACCTAAATGCATTGCATAAGCGCCATGgcgattggctgattagataattGAATTAACAAGGAGTTAAATCGGTGTACCTTCTTGAATGAGTAGTAAGTGTACATATTTTGAATACAATACCGTTGGTTTCTCCTGCTCAGTATTAAATGCATGTGTACAACAATTAAGGCACTAAATACTGCACATAGAAGCTAGATGCAATTGCAGAAGCATTTCACACTGAAAATGTAGgatgagatgtttttttttttttttttttttttaaaagcaaaaacaaaccaagacGTAAATCTTACAACTCTTTATTTTACGTAAAAACTCCATTTTGCTTCTCAAGAAAACTACTCCTGGTTTACAATTCCAGTGACTGGAAGCAGTAGCAAACATATGAAAACATGTCAGTTGTGAATAGTTCGTTAATACTTTGTCTCAAATTTAATCCTGCTGGTTATTGAGAAAATCCCTATAGAGTGATGCTTCTCACAGCCATCATGCAGTGATCGGCTGTCTGTGGTAAATCCGGGTAAACGGCACATTTTCACCTGGACTGCTCTGTTCTAAATAACCAGAGCTAGGGATCTAGTTTCACCTTGTAGTGCTATTGATAATTAtctgaaaacattttagttAAAGGGAGAGCTTTATAAAAATTCACCACTCTGAAGGCACTCCCTAAAGCACTAAATCAGagttcaaaaaaagaaacaaacatcccAACACGTCCAGTTCTTGTCCCTTTGTTCACAAAGtcaataaaaaattaatttactcCAGAGAACAATCACACTGACCACAATGCAACATGAGGAGCTACAAACAAGCCAGAGAGCTGATACCTATCAGAGACGCAGTCATGTGAGACATCATTTAATCCATTAACAATATTTCACCATTTTCAGCAAATCTGCCACACTGCTGACTGTTGAAACAAGGGGGAGGAGACTCAGAGGACAACACTGTAAGACGATTTAAAGGACGctcataaaggaaaaaaaaaaaaaaaaaaaagtgatttaacaGATGACTCCACATGTTCGGGACATTTAAGAGGTACTGAAATGATAAAACATACTTCTGGCTCACAAGTTTAACTCAAACAcagaactgacaaaaaaaaaaaaaaccttgtttgGGTGTCCTTTcctacaggaagaaaaaaatgttaataatggATGTTTCTTCATAGATGGATAtaacaggaaataaagaaaaatgccatCGAAACCTAATGCTGTGAACTGCATATATATCCAGATGTCTGGCTGCACTAGGCTGCCAGCCTAAAGTAGAAACAATTCATCTGTTTTGTGAGGGCTGAATGATCGACATACTGAAAACACGCatctaaaaaaaccaaaataaacaaacaaaaaaaacaaaaacaactaggACTTTTTTGGTGAGCAACAATTTGCTGTGGGGCAGGAAGATTAAAATGAGATGGGAATACATTCGGTCATTACAATATTCAGTTcaggtttttgctttttttccagcTGGCTTTGATGAAtggatgtaaaataaaaatgttgaaagcCAAGTAACAATGCTGAACACATGAACAAATGAGTTcgggcaaaaaaaacccccaaaaaaccaaaacaaacaacaacaacaaaaaaaaaaaaaaaaaaaaaaaaaaaaaaaaaaaaaaaaaaaaaaaaaaaaaagaggtgcaaCAGGCGAGTCATTGAATTTTGGTGTCAAGAAATAtcaaaaactgagaaaaaaagggaaaaaataaagctaTCGGTCACACCAACTGTGATCCGCTCACAGTATCAGAGGGCTCTCTGCATACAGCTTTCAATATCAAACTTTAGGAAGCTGTGGAAGAAATGAACAGAATTACTCCCAAACATGGTATTTACATGTGTTCCTGTCCATCTGACCACTGCTTATCAAACTAATTTCTGgggcaaaagaacaaaaacaaataaaacaaaacaaaacaagaaaaaaaacaaaaaacccacaacTCATTCTGAAGCTGAGAGAGGGAGCGGTTCTCACCGCTTGAACAGTCCACTGTGGTGCTGGTGACCAACaggatgccttttttttttttctgtcaaatgctGAGAAACTTTGTTGGATGAATACAATTTCATGATGACTGGCTACCATTCTTCATGGGTCCATCACTGCAGTACTATGCAGCcactttgttttccttctgaaaagaagaaaagaaaaaagaaagtttacAATCTGACTGAATCCTCCAACAACCTGTCCATCGCTCCCTTCTGACTCTTAGAATGACCGGGATTTACACAATGGCATTTTAATCAATAAGACCTGAAACTAGTGACTGAGCTCTAAAAGTTATCAGGAATGTGCTTACTGAGATACTGGAAGCTAAGCATCATCTTTTCCACTGTCTATGATCTGAGTTCATGAGAGATTTACCCTGTATTCAAAATCAGAGAAATCCCGGCCTCCTCTGCCACCTCTGAATCCGCCTCTAAAACCAGGTGGAGCACCGCGGGGTGGTCCGAAGGAGCCTCTGCTCGCCGGTCGTCCTCGGCCTCCGCGGGGTCCCATGAAGCCTCGGCCACGGtaacctcctcttcctcggTTGTGCCTCAGAGGGATGCCGAACGTCTCAGCGTTCATTCGTCTCTCCTCGGCCCAGGTTGGCCTTCGATCCCTGACAAACACATAGATGAAACAGGAACCAGATTTGCAttacattagcattagcataaGCAATCCACCCCATCAGAACCAATTTGGgttcaataaatatttaaaaaaaataaataaataaatggagatAT is a genomic window containing:
- the ss18l2 gene encoding SS18-like protein 2, with translation MSIVFVPKKLRGKATVNQETIQRLLDENDQLIRCITEYMQKGRAVECVQYQQILHRNIVYLATIADASPDSAATSSNSTSNDTSASAAAVNGHKGTS